The Musa acuminata AAA Group cultivar baxijiao chromosome BXJ2-5, Cavendish_Baxijiao_AAA, whole genome shotgun sequence genomic interval AAGTTCTTAAAAAATTGCATACTTTTGGAGACTTAATTTTAGATGGAAATGCCACATACTCTTTTGAATCATGCAACTCTCAATGTCACTGCATGTGTGGCTTCGGGTATCAGACTCCTTATTTGTTGTAATCTAATATAGTTTTAATTACGTGTTGAAAGTTCTagctgctactgtgttttttgtgTCCTGCTTTTACTATGGGAAGACAGAGATAATAAAATATCTGATTTCGTTACTTCTGTCTTGAGGCGATCTATAAACTGATTAGATTGTTGGAAAGTTGTGCTTTCTTGACTTTTTAACTCGTGTGGAACTCGCTTGCGCTTATACTTGTGAAATGTTcactgatgcattttttttttttttttgctttgatgAATTCATCTTGTATATCCAAGATTCATTCAGTAATTTTCATCTTTCATCTCTTTTCTTGAGTAGTTTGGAAAAGTTTATTAATTTTGTTCCATCTTGAATGCTTATCTTGGAGAGTTACTTTATCAATTCTAATGCAAGGCTTTTGTCATCAGGCTGCAATATTCGGTTTAGCTCATCAAGTTATGAATATTAATATTGATTTTTCCTTATGTTTCTGCAGATATATGTTTAGAAACTTCCTTTTTGTATATTGTTCAGGTTCAAAGAGACTTAGGATGCAAAAATGCATGGGCCTTTGACATAACAGCTGCTTGTAGTGGATTTGTTGTAGGACTCATTACTGCTACTCGATTTATTAAAGGTATAGTTATTCTTTATACCAAATTGTGGTTGTCGGCATTTTTATAGTTTATGGGACGACTTATGCTACTTCAACTGCAGGTGGTGGGTTTCAGAATATCCTGGTAGTTGGTGGAGATGTTCTTTCACGCTATGTCGACTGGACAGATAGAGGCACATGCATACTTTTTGGAGATGCTGCTGGTGCAGTGTTGGTCCAGGTAGTGTTTTAAACTTTTGATGGATGGCCTAATTCAACATATTGCATTATGCTCCCAGTGGAGTATTACTTAAAAGAATAAGAATTCCACTACTTGTAAATTGACATTATCACACAAACTTCACACTGCTTAGGTATGAACTTGGAACGGTTACACCGTAAAAGTACTCCTTTCCACATTATATGCAAGTGCTGCTAAAAAAAGGTTGATTTTGTAATTTGTGGTAATAAGATTAGGATAATAGTTTGCAAGTGTCCTCTAGGGTGTGCAAGTTGACATTAACATAATTACAATATCAATAGTAGCTGAAAGTTTCCTTCTGTGCTCCTTTGATTTCTTTGAATGCTTGGTAAATCTTTGGATTTTCATTATTTCAAAAACACGCTATAAAAGTGGCATAAATGGTAATTGCAGTCTGTAACATTCACCCAATGTATGATTCTCTACCATATGGATGACGTAAGTGATCAATCTGTAAATATTTCTGCAGAATGCTACTTGCATGGAAGTGTCCATGTAGAATTTATCTGGAACTAAAGTCTGACACTTTGTTGATCTTAATATTGGCCATATAATGTGCTGTATGATTACTAAATGGAACACAACTATTTATAATGAGTtcgaactctttcttcttgtttgcaATTCTCTGTTTTGTTGCAGAATCACCAAATTATGCCTGATATACAATTATATCAATAAAGAATTTCTTCTTGATTAATGCATAAATGTTTTAATCTTTTGATGGTTGTATGGAGATTTAAAGTTGCCAAGACACACATTGCAGGAAGGATTTCACCTGGAGTAAGACAAAAGGAAGATGCCAGAACACGATAGTCTTAGTATTTGTTCAGGGACCATGTTCTGTTCTCTGAAGTTCTAGGAAATCGGTTTACTTTCCTAAGAACAAAAAGCTGATTGATATCTCAAAATTTAGCAACTTGCCTGGTGGACAGTTGATAAACTGTAGTTGCCATCAGTAGTCAGAAGAGATGAGAAAGGACCATATATATTAGAAAGGATGATGCGTCAATGAATGGCCTACCTTTGAAAGATCGGACGTTTGGTAGACAGGTGGTAGGGGTTTACACCACAAGATAAAAATTATCCTAATCATTATACAATGGTTGAGATCAAAATGTGGCTAAGGACACTAGCTGACACCTTGAAAAATGGCAAAGAACCAGTCAGGATCTTGCTTTCAAAAAGCAAGAAGCAAGGTAAGGATAAGTGGCAAAGGTGGAATGTGGAATTTGATCTCGAAAGTGGGTAATGTTAAGGGAAAAATGTGGCTATGGGTCCCAGGATCTTCAACCAGTCAAGATCTTTTTCAACTATACCGTCAAAATATCAGAATGTTAAGTGGTGAAAATAGATTCTATCCCATGACTTTGCTAACGATAGTCAAGATCTTTACCAGCTGAGCTAGCTGGCACTCAAAACGTGAGTTAGCAATAGCATAAGTGGTGAAAGAAATGTGGGTAATTTTAAGTGGTGAAAATGGTATTCAATTCCAAACCTTCCTACAACTAGTCAAGATCTTTACCACTAAGATTTAGCTGAAATGTGGGTAAGGGTAAGTGATGAAGGTGTGATCAATCTCCCATAGTGGGTAACGATAAATGATGCAGTTGATTACATGACTCTGCTGTGTCCAGTCAAGATCTTTACTAGTTAGACCAGCTGGCATCTTCAACAAGAAAATATGAGAAGCGGTGAAATTGATATTCAACCATTAGGACCTTTCCTACAATGTTCAAGTTCTTTACCAGCTGAGCCGGCTTGTTTTgctcataattattattattttttcactttatgttCTGCTACACTAGCATGCCTACAACAAATATCTGCCCTTTCTTTAATGAATCAGACTGAAATGCATCTAAGCTATGCGGATCTGATATCTTGAGGCCATCACCATCCTTTATCATCTTAGTTGCAACATCTGCTTGAAAGGTTGAAGGTGGAAAGCCTTTAATATATGAGGCAAAATCGCTAGAAGTAATACAAGTGCAGTTTGCACAGCAATCATTTCATTTAAATATGTTTCTATGCATCTATAGAATTTTCTTCCTGAAAGTTTTTTATACCTTAATTTTGTTTATGTAGGCGTGTGGTAGTGATGAAGACGGCTTGCTTGGCTTTGACTTACACAGTGATGGCCATGGCCAAAGGTGTCAACGTTTTGCATAATGTCTTTTGAAAAAGTCATATTCTTGATCTATATATTCTGTTCATTAGTTTCATCCAAGTCACTGGCTGTCGTGTTTCATCGCAGGCAACTAAATGCTCCAGCCAAAGATGACCACAGCAACTTCATCTCAAACAATAATGGTACTTCTTTGTTTCCTCCAAAGAAAGCATCATATTCTTGCATCCAGATGAATGGTAAGGAGGTCTTCCGCTTTGCCGTGCGCTGCGTACCACAGTCAATCGAAGCTGCACTGGAAGAAGCTGGCCTCACTAGTTCTAGCATTGACTGGTTGCTACTTCATCAGGTAAACAGCTTCTGATAGCCCCAGATTCGCTGTGCATTCTCTAATATCTTAAAGTTGGTGGAAAATACCATGTGGCAGGCAAACCAGCGGATCATAGATGCTGTAGCCACCCGATTAGAGATCCCTTCAGCTAAGGTCATATCGAATTTGGCAAACTACGGGAATACAAGTGCTGCATCCATTCCTTTAGCATTGGATGAGGCCGTCCGGACTGGAAAGGTTCAGGCTGGCAACACCATTGCCACTGCAGGTTTTGGTGCTGGACTCACATGGGGCTCAGTAATCATGAGGTGGAAATGAAGCTTCCTCAAGGATGGAGGTAGAAGTTTGTTCGGATTGATATCCTCAACCTTGTGAACATCGATTTCCCTGAGCCAGCTCGGACTTTCACCCATGCTTCAGGTTGAAGGGATTGGTTCCTGTTTTTTTTGTCCATGTTCTACTATCGATATCCTAAAATGgctgtcttttttttttgtcctttcATCAGTAAGATTGTTTTATCAGGTCAAATAACGAGAACCCCAGCATTATTTACTTTCCCTTGGCCACAATGGGGTACTGGACCGTGTGCTAAAGAACAGCAACCCCAAGTGCCACTCTACTAGATTTTGCTTCATCCCACCAGTGTGATGAAGCTAGCAATTCATAGAGTAGTATTGAATGGTTTGGTTCTTTTCACAGACACACTGCTGGTATCAGATGAAACCATTAAATTCTTTTTTGTGAGAATGGTGAAGCTCCATCGCTGATACCTCTGAGGTGCAAATCTGGGACTTGGCTGTTTGACACTTGTTGTTCTTACAtcttatttgaatatttttttttttttcgatgtgCAGTAAATCATGTGGGAACTTTGACTTACATGAATTGAGCAATTTCTACTGGTTGATAGACTTAACCACATTCCAATGTGGTGTGTCGTGCTCAGTGAATTTAACGTCTGGTATCCACTTCATGAGCACGAACTCATTATTATCACACATACAATTAAACCATTCTTGAGATTAGCAATCTCAGTCCCCACTATTATCTCTGCTAAAATTCTGGATACTAATCCTAATGTCTATCAGGACTTTTTAGTTGGTATCATCATCTCCCATCATGAAAATATTTGTTTGGTGTATACTAATGTCCATGAttacatgtgtgtatatatatattattattattattattattattattattatgattatgattatgatgataataataataataataataataataataataataataaagtcataaaattataaatttttaattatttaggtTCGACAACATAGATTCTTTTGTTGGGCTATGTAAAACACTACATGTTTAGATAAGTCGAtaatacttaaatatttatttatatttttactaagaTCCTTTAAGTCTTTCTCTATCTTTTCTCGTATCACTAGTATTAATTATTTCACTAAATCCGATTACCGTATCTAGAGATCTCCATAGCACATGTCCTTATCATCTTAAATAATATTCTCTCATCTTATTTTATTACGaagtaatatatatttatttacaaataaaagtatttcttattctatctttcttagtaactccACACAGTCATCTCAACTTTCTCAttttgtcaatataatttttttgtatatgttttttcttaGTTGTCTAATACATAGATCCATAGAGCATTATTCACCTTACAATtgtcttatatatattttttaatttcaaaAGTATTTGATGATCGCATGAGACTTTTGATACCCCTTGTCATTTtaattatcttatttatattCTATAAATAATACCTTCATTGATCTTttcatcttattgaataattgatccaagatatctaaagcttttacttaaagAGACTTATTGCtatccaatttaactatattctcttgcTTAATTCtataattactaaattatattttatatattcaattttagtcttacttaatctaaaacctttagtttctttAGTTTATCTTCgtaactcaagtttataattaattatacttAGACTCTTAACAagtaagataatatcatcagcaaataacATACACCTAAGAAGTCTATCATATAAATTACTAGTAAATTTATCTATTCTCAATGTGAAAAGATAATGACTTAATGTGAATTCTTAGTATAATCATATGCTAATAGAAAAATGCACTAGACATCTTAATAAATGCACTAGTATAATCATTAatcatcttaataaataaatagcttataTGGTTGATCTTCTAgacataaaatcaaattaatttttaagAATATTTGTTTAAACCTTATCCTAGTTTCATAGTATAgttcatgattttaattttttttataatttgaataattttatatgttactcttatttttataaattggtaTAAAAAAACTCTTCCTCCATTTATCAAGCATTCTTTCGAATCAtatgattttgttaaataaattaGTTAACTAAGCTATTCCTTTGTTACCTAAAATTTTCCAAACATTAATAGGGATATCTTTAAACCCTACACTTTTAgttattttcatcttctttaatgTATCTTATACTATATTATCTAAATTtatcaataaatatataattattaaatctaccactactatttatcattaaatttaaatactatacgaaatatttattatataatttataatttttttttttacatttctttagtctcattatcattaaTAAATATTCTTCAATCTTTGTGTTTAATGTATCCAATATTATCTAAATCCTTACACTTTCTTTTTCTAGTTTTAGTAattcaatataatatttttcacCATCTTTGctacctaatttattataaaaattatcacaaGCTTTATTTCTTGCAATACTAatctttttttaacttttttaattatttaaatcttttcttatttttgtaattgtactaatctttaaaatataatcttttaataaaaaatatttttttaatttcattgtATCATCACCAACTCTTATAAGTAATCAAATGCTCATATCTTTTTTTCAAGTGAGTATTTATAATTATGTGATCATCCAAagttataaaatctaaaattatattaatatcttcATTTTTCTCTCTATAACCAAAGCTCTTATGCACATGTTTATATTAACTATGTATTTTTTCCTATATGACCATTCAAATATCTTTttgattataaattttttgattatAGACATTCTTTGAATGATATCATCTATGCTTTCCTAAACTCTCTTTTGGTTTGATCATCCAATTTGACTTTTGGAGTATGAGCACtgattcaaaatattttattttttaaaaaaattaaaattaaaattttatctctatatcttTTTACATTTacaatatcaaattttaaatctacTACTATTAATCTTTTTAGATTTTTCTCTACTCATTTAGtctcttaaaaaaataatatttattcttcttctaaTGATAGTGTATCAATTCTAATTTGATTTCTTGAAAGTATTTTTATATTCTAAGTTACTCATATAATCCATTGTTATTGAACTGACTTTTTTACTCCCATTGATCTAAAATAATGAGATCATCTTTGCCTACATGGTGGGTGTCGATATAATGAACCAACTTCTagtctatgtttataatttaggATATTTAGATGGTGAAAATATCTCATGTCATTTTCGGATGAAGACTTAGTTATATATTGAAATTGGTAAAGATTTATATTCTTAAGATttaatagaattttttttttattttgagtttGGGATTGACattgatataaataaataaataaataaataaatatatgtatatatatatatatatatatatatatatatatatatatat includes:
- the LOC135612868 gene encoding beta-ketoacyl-[acyl-carrier-protein] synthase III, chloroplastic-like — protein: MANALGIVSPSVHCFRRRNRAPLGLDGSEKKTALICLAAADGGVEGRVLDSTSSRSCRPRVVGMGSKLVGCGSAVPKLLISNDDLAQIVETSDEWISVRTGIRNRRVLSENETLGGLAVAAAKGALQMAHVEAEEVDLVIMCTSTPDDLFGCGAQVQRDLGCKNAWAFDITAACSGFVVGLITATRFIKGGGFQNILVVGGDVLSRYVDWTDRGTCILFGDAAGAVLVQACGSDEDGLLGFDLHSDGHGQRQLNAPAKDDHSNFISNNNGTSLFPPKKASYSCIQMNGKEVFRFAVRCVPQSIEAALEEAGLTSSSIDWLLLHQANQRIIDAVATRLEIPSAKVISNLANYGNTSAASIPLALDEAVRTGKVQAGNTIATAGFGAGLTWGSVIMRWK